CCAGCGCAGCTAcacaaaacaataataatcAGCCATGAATAGCCTGTGCATGCTAaacttgtgaaaatgaaatatctAATGTGATCATTGTTGGTAAAAAACCTTTGGAATTCTTGTTGGCCGAAGAAATATCCATTCCGTTATTTTTGAAGACATCAAGCAGCTCGAATCTCAGCGTTGAAATGTCACCCTTGACTTCGTTGACATCATCTTCCGTCACTTGAGACATTTCTTGTTGTCTGTGCATTGCGGTGACTATCGAGGGAAATTTTATGCGAATTATAATTTGAAAGTAatcatcaaaatatttaataatgttACCATAGCGCCAAACGAGTGAACGCATGACGGCAGTGTAACAGTAGTCTCTCTCGCGCCGTCCCTAATAAATTCGATACTTTTACTTGTGAacaattttgtcaaattttgaaatcaggAATCGTCGCCGTATTAATGAAAACagccaaaacaaaagaaacatacGATTTGTTATCGAAGTGTTATAATTTTTAGGAGGACTCAATCTGATGTAATTATTGCATGATAGCCCTATAATATAGGGTCTGATATCTATACGTAACATACTTTAGTTGAAGTACGACGCAGCTTGCCGGAAGATTTGCTGGTTTTACGACAGAAGAGTCGCATGATCTTTTTAGGTGTCGGTATGAGATTGAAAGGTGGAGGAAGTGTGTGGCCCGTCGAGTCGAAATAGCTCATCCATAACTTTGAACGAGCGAATTTCCATTCTGTTTACATACCGTGAGTCTGGTTAGTATCCAGCAGTTACtacatttatttatacaacaattaataataattacctGTATCGGAGTGTTCCTGGAATATTAAAGGATGAATATAAGTTCATAAGTTactcaaatttttcttgttgagaaagagaaagaaagcaaGAAATTGAGCGAAGTAATAATCTATAAGTCTAGTAAATACCGTTAGGAAAGAACCCGTCCAGTTCGTCGAGTCAAATTAATTAGGTCTACCGAGTGTTTATACTTTTTATAGTTTCAACTGACTTCACAAAAACCGTTAGAAGTAAAACTGATTTACCGAACACTAATTGGTCCaggtttataaaaaaaaagagctgaaaTTCTTCACAACGTACCGTAATTAACGAATAGGAATTGGACATCATGGCGATGAGTAAGTTCAACAAAACCACCACGTTGATTACGGAGTAAGCTCCGAAAATCAACATGCCCCAGAAACGAGTGTAGCTCTTGACGCCGGCAAGTTCAAAATTGCCCAAGTCTACCAAACCGAAACTGGCCCAGAAAAGGGATTGCGATGACTCGAACAAActgtgttaaaagaaaaaagctatCGATACCtgaggaaatgaagaaaaattcacaaaataaatGACAATACTTAGCAAATCGACGCCACTTGGCACAGGCATCGGCATTTTTGTTCCAGTCCGGTAACCCACCAGGTAATACGAAACATTTTTGCTTCTCCAAATCAGAAAAGTACCAGAGTAACTGATTCAACCCTGCAAATCAACGATCAAATAACAGGAATAATTTTACATCACATAATCTTCTAATAACATATCGTTAGCGCATatgtgtatttatttattgggcCGTGCTGACCTACGCCTTATTGTTAGCGCTATGCCCATGTTTTAGATCTAATGATGTTTTGATGTTTAGATATTTAATGCAATACTTTATCCTTGGGTATCAgataaagtttttcttttttcttttttaaacaatcgAAGATCATACGAACCACAAGCAAAAGAGAATAAGACCAAGCTGTagatgaagaagaacttgACGATATCAATAACCATCCTGAAATATGTGAAATACCGGTCAAATATGCAGGACCAAACAtaattgcattagaaaattatgatcTAATTTACCGTCCCAGTGAAATCTGTAGAGGTCCCAAATACGGATTGATTGAGAAGAGATGCACCAACTTCAGTGCACTGAAAACGTCAAATATACCAccgttaaaagttaaaaattaaaaatcaatgggCTTAATGCATAGATATCGATAGGTAGGATACCGGTACTATATTGGTCGGgcacgaaaagaaaatgatcaaaaattTGATCAAACCGGATCAAACAATACCTGAAGATATTTGCCATGGCACAGACTCCTTCGGCGATTAACTGAGGATCAAACGCGTCCCATTCTTCGCGAGGTATATAAGCTGCTGCCGGATTGTCACGGATTTCATTCTGCTGTTGGATGTAAGCAACCGTTCTGAGTCCCATAGCCAGAAGGTACGATAAATCTCTGCAAACGTCAATCACGTTCCACAGATTTCTTATGTAACGCCCGACACCATTCTTCCACATTTCATGAAGCTCTTCATACACATATCCTAAATTTCCATTAAGTAAAGTTCATAAGGTGTTTAATACAATTCGGGTAATATGCTATCTATTCATTGTACTTGAAATCTGATTGATAGAGCCTTTAAAgtgacaaatttttaaaataaaaatgtagttTTACCTATGACGTAAACCGCAACGAAGCATTCGAGGAACGTGGGGCAGTTGCCTCTCTGACGTCTCAGTTGATCCTCCAAATTTTTTCGCATCGTTTCCGTACCCAAAAGCTCGACGACAAGTACGTCAAACCGTTGCGAAACCAAAATTAGCAGAACTGTGGGAATAATCGCGAATTTTGATTGCTCTTAATGGTTTTGcattgtttttaattatttcttacaAAGGAAGAAGAGATAGGAAGATGcatgaataagaaatttcATGAATGGCTTCTGCATAAGCTGAGCATAAGAAGATAACGGAGCAATCATGTATAATCCACAATACAGGGGGAAGAGTAGAGCGACTAATGTGATCTCGGCCAACTACGGACAGGATTAAAAGTTAACTTAAATGTTCATAAAGAATTTTAAAGCACGTTTCATTGCAGAATCAAACCACCTTTTGGAGAGGAGATTTGCGACGGAATCCCGGTAAACCTTCATACCATATGGCAGCCAGTAGCTGCTGGATGTTTGGATGGGCTACAAACTGAGAGGAGGAAAACAtaacttaattattttatgaatttcTTAACCATGCCAacggttaaaaaaagaaaaatgaaaaaacacaTCGCGacaatttttatcaaatataTAGTTGACGCAACCGGACAGAAACGCGGATGGAAAAAGATAAAGGAATTAGAATATCTTAGAACCCAGCAGGAGAATAAcacaaattacaaattaaaaaccaaacaaaaaaaaaattttaatggttATCAAAGTTGACAGACTATTTATGTAACGGACGAAATgtgttatttaattatttgttatttaatcgaTTAACCGCACACATCATCATCGTTATATACGGACGTGATGTTATGATGCCAGTAATATTTATAATCACCATTTTCTGCTTCTGGTCGATTGCGAGTTCAAGTCGGGTCAGTTTCATCTCTTGAACATTATCAATATCACGTAGAGAACTGCTGTGGCTGTGAGGATCGTGATTTAAGAGAAACGCTAGCTCGCTGGAACTCCGTGTGTGGCTAAGCAAGTCGCATGCAAATTGTTGGCATTGACGCCTTAAATCCTAAAATGCgcaaacaaatatttgttcaGTTCTCAACGTCACAAGCCGaaagctaataaaaaaaaaagggaaactgtAGATTTGTAGAAGTTGATTAGCTTGTTCCCTTATTAAAATCAGCGTCACGATATCTTCGATTATCTACCCTAGATTATGCATCATTACCATATATTCCTGACGAAATTCAGTTTCCAAGTAAGCCAATCGTTTTAATTCGACACTGAGTTCAAAGGCACTTAGGATGGGATCGTTGGAAGAAAGAGCAATCAACGAAGGACTCGAAAGTGCTCGATACGCGTTAATCCTTGACATGGAATGGCGCAAAGAGTCTTCCAGAACACCGCGGATGCAATCGCCACAGCCACATCTtatttggaaacaaaataaagattaaaagttaaaaaatgtggcattaaatcatggaaaaataataatttcataattttaacctaaaatttgattgaacacaattttttactaaaatgagaaaaataacaTGAAAATTACTGAACGTCATGTGGGACTGGTATTGTTGCTCCACGGTCCAGCAAAATCTTAAGAATCTCGTAGTTATTACGATGCGCTGCCAGAATAAGAGGGGTAATATCAggagtaaaagaagaagtggtCCGATCTACGTTCTCCCAGCTCTGAAACCAAATAGTAAAGACACCAAAATACAGAAGAttaatcatttgaattttgagtTTTGGCACGCAAAACGCAACTGATTAGTTTACGTACTTCGTTATATGCTGGTTATTAATAGAAAATTGCTAAAACATACATTttaaatcgttaaaaaaatacgacTTACGTATGGATCTCCTTCTTTATGAATGAGCTCCTCGTGTTCCAGAAGAAGCTCCACGGcctgaaatgaatttgaaaaactttaaTTTCAACACTCATTTTTATTGCACTGGTCATTTTTTCTCTACCTCAACGAATTCTTTGTCGATAGCATGAAGCAAAGCATCTCTAGTGGCAATCCCCATCACTACCAATAACTCCACCATCTAGTTTAAAAGGTAAGTAATCGATTAGTTTTTTAAACCTCGATTGGTTtcctaaaaatgtaattataacctgtaaattttcattatcaATAGCCATAAGGAGAGCCCCTCGTCCTAGAGGATCCACGCAGTTCAAGTTAATGGAATTACCGCAAAGTCCTCGCTTAACTCGGTGGATTATTCTGATACACGAGTATTGAGACAAGTTTCAAATTACAAATACATTACATAACTTATACATCACacacaaattataaaattgaaattgttacCGGTACTGTAAATAAGCATAATCATGAATTGAAGTGgtcatttataattattaaGCAATTAAATCGCATATCATTGATGTAAGTAAGTATAACTGATTAATCCTTATCACAATTATTAATTGTGAAATAAATATCTTGTGATTGCAATCACAGTTATAATTGTGATTATCAACGTAATGTTAcgtgcaacgaaaaaaaaaacacaaaaaaacaaagatttcTGTCTTGCGACTTGGTATCATCATCGTCCAAGTAAATTCATTCGACGGCGATGTGTTGAGAACGTGGTTGAGAACTAATTAGATTCTTTTAGATATTACTGAAACTTGATATACATACACCCAATATACCAGGGAGATTTTCATGGAATCAAAATATGAATTCTACTTTACATGAGCCCCAATAATTTGTTATAATATTCATAGTGTTTTTTCAAGTCGAGTCCCCTTAGGCTGAAAAGTTTTCCATTCagatttttcacttttaatatttttaaaaaattcatttgtggAAGTGATGAAACTATATCTGGTCAGCTAGTTTTTGCCAGACACGACCACTTTTCTGCAAACTCATTTCTCATGGTCTTCTTTCAACGAAAACATAGGAAATGAAATTTGGAGGCAAATTATTTCTAGTTACtggcaataacaaatttttacgATTTCGTTCCACTTTAATCATTATACGTC
This sequence is a window from Daphnia pulicaria isolate SC F1-1A chromosome 7, SC_F0-13Bv2, whole genome shotgun sequence. Protein-coding genes within it:
- the LOC124351139 gene encoding transient-receptor-potential-like protein — protein: MEKPPNKGDDVVPQFSNIEEGCIRTESFRDLKMPILPKSLTLEEKKFLLAVERGDLTTVKRIIHRVKRGLCGNSINLNCVDPLGRGALLMAIDNENLQMVELLVVMGIATRDALLHAIDKEFVEAVELLLEHEELIHKEGDPYSWENVDRTTSSFTPDITPLILAAHRNNYEILKILLDRGATIPVPHDVQCGCGDCIRGVLEDSLRHSMSRINAYRALSSPSLIALSSNDPILSAFELSVELKRLAYLETEFRQEYMDLRRQCQQFACDLLSHTRSSSELAFLLNHDPHSHSSSLRDIDNVQEMKLTRLELAIDQKQKMFVAHPNIQQLLAAIWYEGLPGFRRKSPLQKLAEITLVALLFPLYCGLYMIAPLSSYAQLMQKPFMKFLIHASSYLFFLFLLILVSQRFDVLVVELLGTETMRKNLEDQLRRQRGNCPTFLECFVAVYVIGYVYEELHEMWKNGVGRYIRNLWNVIDVCRDLSYLLAMGLRTVAYIQQQNEIRDNPAAAYIPREEWDAFDPQLIAEGVCAMANIFSALKLVHLFSINPYLGPLQISLGRMVIDIVKFFFIYSLVLFSFACGLNQLLWYFSDLEKQKCFVLPGGLPDWNKNADACAKWRRFANLFESSQSLFWASFGLVDLGNFELAGVKSYTRFWGMLIFGAYSVINVVVLLNLLIAMMSNSYSLITEHSDTEWKFARSKLWMSYFDSTGHTLPPPFNLIPTPKKIMRLFCRKTSKSSGKLRRTSTKGRRERDYCYTAVMRSLVWRYVTAMHRQQEMSQVTEDDVNEVKGDISTLRFELLDVFKNNGMDISSANKNSKAALGRKMRIWERRLLRDFHVVSVAGLDEEDQDESNDWSGRGSSNHGEEGKDNAADKFRKLASVAVAMNAAGISPAVACVKGRTIKPLSQIGKSMSNESFKSSQNLRKAMEEAQRLTVVSPTPEPSPQHGKYSGTDITLPVDSGSSVLELLRSMSNEEMREDDEEEEEEEVQNDRHYDKENDKKKEPFPFSMKNMQSNQLAAAAAATSSSTASKRDEVDVKKPSANVDSAAQEAKIQFRPTKKAPSPPLPDLKPTNVASTPTTEVTTSNSRNISALLTKMESKPSHNNTGVALSEDKVSLKSEVQQQDSKGTDIGGSGLMLSGITNVASSRATVQEADYATTVSKKEIIATGDTPAAGIFKSSSSSESGVPSSSTAPTAQQSSDPPLTDAAAAADRKLPIPSQNPPVAPIGKQPPPKPEDGPANPTEKPTNADGVKTVKRENSKGWF